A genome region from Candidatus Zixiibacteriota bacterium includes the following:
- a CDS encoding cytidine/deoxycytidylate deaminase family protein: protein MSQNQNHHRPSWNEYFMRIAMLAATRSTCLRRQVGAVIVKNKKVLATGYNGSPSGLKHCLDIGCLREELGIPSGQRHELCRAIHAEQNAVIQAATSGISIEGGILYSTTFPCILCAKILINAGVREIYVAEGYPDDLSRQMLDEAGVEVHQLVLEKSSPVAEDSPL, encoded by the coding sequence ATGAGCCAGAATCAGAATCATCATCGTCCCTCCTGGAACGAATATTTCATGCGGATTGCGATGCTTGCCGCTACCCGCTCTACCTGCCTCCGGCGGCAGGTCGGCGCCGTCATCGTAAAGAACAAGAAAGTCCTTGCCACCGGATATAACGGCTCCCCCTCGGGACTGAAACATTGCCTCGATATCGGCTGCCTGCGCGAGGAACTGGGCATACCATCAGGGCAACGTCATGAACTCTGCCGCGCCATTCATGCCGAGCAGAATGCGGTCATTCAGGCCGCAACCTCCGGCATCTCCATTGAGGGGGGCATCCTGTACTCGACTACCTTCCCCTGTATCCTCTGCGCGAAAATATTAATCAATGCCGGTGTGCGGGAGATTTATGTCGCCGAAGGGTACCCGGATGACCTCTCCCGTCAAATGCTGGATGAAGCCGGAGTCGAGGTGCATCAGCTGGTTCTCGAAAAATCTTCACCGGTGGCAGAGGATTCCCCCCTATGA